The following coding sequences lie in one Deinococcus cellulosilyticus NBRC 106333 = KACC 11606 genomic window:
- the fusA gene encoding elongation factor G: MFTRQQHLQHKYLRNIGIAAHIDAGKTTTTERILFLTGVTHRIGNVDAGNTTTDHLPEEKARGITIAAAAIETSWERAGETYTLNVIDTPGHVDFTIEVERSMRVLDGAVAVLDASQGVEPQSETIWLQAERYGVPRIVFVNKMDKVGADFALVLQDMQEKLGVKPLAVQKPLGEGADFVGVVDLIEMQAYAFEGLNAVPVALPAEATAARQHLIEQLSEVHDGIMEQYLLGLEVPAEALRQALREVTLKQQAFPVLCGSALKDRGIPQLLDAIIDFLPAPGDRVLPAEVPEDALSALAFKVVTDRFGKLTFVRVYSGVLQTGAYVWNASTETRERINRLVKLRADQEMEVHELHAGEIGAIRGLRHTLTGHTLTHEETPHLLESLHVPEPVITVALEAQNPQDQEKLTAALVRFAQEDPTLQPGTDAVSGRRTLSGMGELHLEVTLERLKRETGLEARTGAPQVAYRETLKKSVQVAHTHRKQTGGKGQFAQVVLEVAPLEAGSGFVFENQTVGGSIPKHFVAAVEKGARQALGSGLFHAPVTDLKVTVLDGKTHTTDSNEASFVTAGHDALKEAFREAGTVLLEPVMQLEVSTPMGFTGVVLSDLQARRGTILGLSSRGPIQWIEAAVPLAELFQYTTRLRSLTQGRAQASMKVSHHHPAPVQLMPET, from the coding sequence ATGTTTACACGTCAACAACATCTTCAACACAAATACCTTCGCAACATTGGCATTGCTGCGCACATTGATGCAGGCAAGACCACCACCACAGAACGCATCCTGTTTTTGACAGGTGTCACGCACCGCATTGGCAATGTGGATGCAGGGAACACCACCACAGACCACCTTCCAGAGGAGAAAGCCCGGGGCATCACCATTGCTGCTGCGGCCATAGAGACCTCATGGGAGCGGGCAGGGGAGACCTACACCCTCAATGTGATTGACACACCGGGTCATGTGGATTTCACCATCGAGGTGGAGCGCTCCATGCGTGTGCTGGATGGTGCAGTGGCTGTACTGGACGCCTCTCAGGGAGTGGAGCCGCAGTCTGAGACCATCTGGCTGCAAGCCGAGCGTTATGGGGTGCCTCGCATTGTGTTCGTCAACAAGATGGACAAGGTGGGTGCAGACTTTGCCCTGGTCTTGCAGGACATGCAGGAAAAACTGGGTGTGAAACCTCTGGCTGTTCAAAAGCCTCTGGGGGAAGGTGCAGATTTTGTGGGTGTGGTGGACCTGATTGAGATGCAGGCTTACGCATTTGAAGGTCTGAATGCGGTTCCTGTGGCACTGCCAGCAGAGGCCACAGCAGCCAGGCAGCACCTGATCGAGCAACTTTCCGAGGTGCATGACGGCATCATGGAACAGTATTTGCTGGGTCTGGAGGTGCCTGCAGAGGCTCTGCGGCAGGCTTTGCGAGAGGTGACCCTGAAACAGCAGGCTTTCCCGGTGCTTTGCGGCAGTGCCCTGAAAGACAGAGGAATTCCCCAGTTGCTGGATGCGATCATTGACTTCCTGCCTGCTCCTGGAGACCGTGTGTTGCCTGCAGAAGTCCCAGAGGATGCTCTCAGTGCTCTGGCTTTCAAGGTGGTCACCGACCGTTTCGGTAAACTGACCTTTGTGCGGGTGTACTCGGGTGTTCTGCAAACTGGAGCATACGTCTGGAATGCCAGCACAGAGACCAGAGAACGCATCAACCGTCTGGTGAAACTGCGGGCCGATCAGGAAATGGAAGTGCATGAACTGCATGCTGGAGAGATAGGGGCCATTCGTGGACTCAGACACACCCTCACAGGACACACCCTCACCCATGAAGAGACACCCCACCTGCTGGAAAGCCTGCATGTGCCTGAACCTGTGATTACCGTGGCCCTGGAAGCCCAGAATCCACAGGATCAGGAGAAACTGACGGCTGCTCTGGTGCGGTTTGCCCAGGAAGACCCGACCTTGCAACCCGGTACAGATGCGGTTTCGGGCAGACGGACCCTCTCTGGAATGGGCGAACTTCATCTCGAAGTGACGCTGGAACGTCTGAAGCGCGAAACAGGCCTGGAAGCCAGAACAGGAGCCCCACAGGTGGCTTACCGTGAAACCCTGAAAAAGAGCGTGCAGGTGGCCCACACCCACAGAAAGCAGACCGGAGGCAAAGGCCAGTTTGCCCAGGTGGTCCTTGAAGTGGCCCCTCTTGAAGCCGGTTCTGGTTTTGTTTTTGAGAACCAGACGGTGGGCGGGAGCATTCCGAAGCATTTTGTGGCTGCGGTGGAAAAAGGTGCCCGTCAGGCTCTGGGTTCAGGACTCTTTCATGCTCCGGTCACCGATCTGAAAGTGACGGTGCTGGATGGCAAGACCCACACCACAGACTCCAATGAGGCGAGTTTTGTCACTGCAGGCCATGACGCCCTGAAAGAGGCGTTCAGGGAGGCGGGAACGGTGCTTCTGGAACCGGTCATGCAACTTGAGGTTTCCACGCCAATGGGTTTCACGGGAGTTGTGCTTTCAGACCTGCAAGCCAGACGGGGCACCATACTCGGCCTGAGCAGCAGAGGACCCATCCAGTGGATTGAGGCTGCGGTGCCACTGGCAGAGCTTTTCCAGTACACCACGCGTCTCAGGTCCCTGACCCAGGGCAGGGCACAGGCCAGCATGAAGGTCAGCCACCATCATCCTGCTCCGGTCCAGCTCATGCCCGAAACCTGA
- a CDS encoding DUF4386 family protein encodes MQNAQRQGLQRTGGIAALTNGVAYIVGLGLALTLLAPVFAAGPKEYLAFMKNNLWLIYSWNLLIYMIAGITMVPLALAMHERLKDNQPALMQVATAFGLIWAMTIISSGMIILNDIEVVSRLHSQDPERALTVWMSVETIERGLGGALEIPGGIWTLMVSWVGWQTRKLPRALGALGMLVGGAGILTLWPFQDEAGTVFGLGMVVWFLWVGILLMRRPALRQQVALN; translated from the coding sequence ATGCAGAATGCACAGAGACAGGGTTTGCAAAGAACAGGTGGGATTGCTGCATTGACCAATGGGGTGGCTTACATTGTGGGGCTTGGACTGGCCCTCACTCTGCTGGCTCCCGTTTTTGCTGCAGGACCAAAAGAATACCTGGCCTTCATGAAGAACAACCTCTGGCTGATCTACAGCTGGAATCTGCTGATTTATATGATTGCAGGGATCACCATGGTTCCTCTGGCCCTTGCCATGCATGAAAGGCTGAAAGACAATCAGCCTGCCCTGATGCAGGTCGCCACAGCTTTTGGTCTGATCTGGGCCATGACCATCATTTCGAGCGGCATGATCATCCTGAATGACATCGAGGTGGTGTCCAGGTTGCATTCCCAGGACCCTGAGCGGGCCCTGACGGTCTGGATGTCTGTGGAGACCATTGAACGGGGTCTGGGAGGTGCTCTGGAGATTCCAGGAGGCATCTGGACCCTGATGGTGAGCTGGGTGGGATGGCAAACCCGCAAACTTCCCAGGGCTCTGGGGGCTCTGGGCATGCTGGTGGGAGGAGCAGGAATCCTGACCCTGTGGCCTTTCCAGGATGAAGCAGGAACCGTGTTCGGACTGGGCATGGTGGTGTGGTTCCTGTGGGTGGGCATCCTGCTGATGCGCAGACCTGCCCTCCGTCAACAGGTGGCTCTGAATTGA